One Corynebacterium aurimucosum genomic window, CGGCGTTGAGGTGCCGCTGCGCGAGACCTACGCCATCACGCTGGCCTCCAATGCCTGGTCCACGACTCTGCCTGCGGGCCCTGCCTTTTCGGCTTTGCTCACCTTCCAGGTGCAGCGCCGCTGGGGCGCGTCGGTGGCGCTGTGCAGCTACTTCCTGTTTTTGTCCTCGATCATTAGCTCGATGTTCCTCGCGCTCATTGGCCTGGGCGGGGTGTTTTTCCTCAACGCAGATATGGCTTTGGGTTCGCTGATCACGACCATCGCCCTCATGCTCGCGGCACTCGGCGGCATCTTCTGGCTGACCTCGCACCCGGTGACCCTTGAGCGCTGGCTGCGCAAGCTGCGGCCCGGCCCGAAGCGGGACCGCGCGATCCAAGAAGTCCGCAACCTGGGCGAGGTCCACCTTTCGCGCGGCCCCTTTGTTGTAGTTGCCGGGGCGTCGCTGGTTCACCGCCTGGCCGATATGGCCGCGCTATGGGCTTCCGTGTGGGCGGTAACCGGGGAGATCCCGTGGCTGCGCGCCGGTGCTGACGACACCACACTAGCCGGTGTGGCCCTGGCCTTCCTGGCTGCGAAGCTGGCTGGGTCCGCGCAGGTCACCCCGGGTGGTGTGGGCACGGTGGAGGCCGCGCTCATCACCCCTCTGGTGGCGACAGGCCTGACCGTGGTGCACGCCACCTCTGCGGCCATCATCTACCGGCTTATTTCCTTTGCGCTCATCACTATCATTGGATGGGTCATCTACTTCGCCCACTACGCCCGCGATGGCTTTTCTTACGCGGCGTTGAACCGGAAGGAATCCTAAATGCGCGTTGCCCCGCTTATCGACGTCCTCGCTCTCGTACTCTTCGCCATCCTCGCCCGCCTGGCGCATGGTGGCCTGAGTTTTAGCTCCTGGGTTGATGCCTTCTGGCCGTGGACCGTGGGCGCGCTCGTGGGCTGGGTCATCATCATGGCCACGAAGTTAAGCGGCCTGTGGAAG contains:
- a CDS encoding lysylphosphatidylglycerol synthase transmembrane domain-containing protein — translated: MKKNWLTWIISLLILAALAWFFRDQLDFISEGLRRLRHAEPFPVVLVVFFALLSIAGMAEVMKRLIGAGGVEVPLRETYAITLASNAWSTTLPAGPAFSALLTFQVQRRWGASVALCSYFLFLSSIISSMFLALIGLGGVFFLNADMALGSLITTIALMLAALGGIFWLTSHPVTLERWLRKLRPGPKRDRAIQEVRNLGEVHLSRGPFVVVAGASLVHRLADMAALWASVWAVTGEIPWLRAGADDTTLAGVALAFLAAKLAGSAQVTPGGVGTVEAALITPLVATGLTVVHATSAAIIYRLISFALITIIGWVIYFAHYARDGFSYAALNRKES
- a CDS encoding DUF3054 domain-containing protein produces the protein MRVAPLIDVLALVLFAILARLAHGGLSFSSWVDAFWPWTVGALVGWVIIMATKLSGLWKEGAVVWLSAVIGGMALWMLVNGRLPHWSFLIVATVMSALFFFGWRAIAAFASRSRA